The Streptomyces sp. NBC_00344 genome includes a window with the following:
- a CDS encoding SDR family oxidoreductase, producing the protein MDLGLKDRVYIVTGATRGLGHASARELASDGAKIVITGRDAKTAEAAAAELGSDVLGVAADNADPGTAARLIATAREHFGRFDGILISVGGPAPGSAASATDDQWQTAFESVFLGAVRLARAAAAELSDGGVIGFVLSGSVHEPIPGLTISNGLRPGLAGFAKSLANEVAPRGIRVVGLLPGRIDTDRVRQLDALGGDPEAARSKSEARVPLGRYGTPDEFGRAAAFLMSPGASYVTGVMLPVDGGFRHGF; encoded by the coding sequence ATGGATCTTGGACTGAAGGACCGCGTCTACATCGTCACCGGAGCCACCAGGGGGCTGGGCCACGCCTCCGCGCGTGAACTGGCATCCGACGGAGCGAAGATCGTCATCACCGGACGGGACGCGAAGACCGCCGAGGCGGCCGCGGCGGAGCTCGGCTCCGATGTGCTCGGTGTCGCCGCCGACAACGCCGACCCCGGCACGGCCGCCCGGCTCATCGCCACCGCACGCGAACACTTCGGGCGGTTCGACGGCATCCTCATCAGCGTCGGCGGCCCGGCCCCCGGCTCCGCGGCCTCCGCCACCGACGACCAGTGGCAGACGGCTTTCGAATCGGTCTTCCTCGGCGCGGTGCGGCTGGCCCGGGCGGCGGCGGCCGAACTCTCCGACGGCGGTGTCATCGGTTTTGTGCTCTCCGGTTCGGTCCATGAGCCCATCCCCGGCTTGACGATCTCCAACGGCCTCCGCCCCGGCCTGGCCGGCTTCGCGAAGTCGCTCGCCAACGAGGTCGCCCCGCGCGGTATCCGGGTGGTCGGCCTGCTGCCCGGCCGTATCGACACGGATCGGGTGAGGCAACTCGACGCCCTGGGCGGCGACCCCGAGGCCGCACGCTCGAAGAGCGAGGCACGGGTGCCGCTGGGACGGTACGGCACACCCGATGAGTTCGGCCGGGCCGCAGCGTTTCTGATGTCACCCGGCGCGTCCTACGTGACGGGTGTGATGCTGCCGGTGGACGGCGGTTTCCGGCACGGCTTCTGA
- a CDS encoding DEDDh family exonuclease: MTMLDDPQTAATVWPAAYPQGYAVVDVETTGLARDDRIISAAVYRLDGRGNVEDHWYTLVNPERDPGPVWIHGLTSDVLEGAPLFPEVAAEFATRLDGRVLVAHNAIFDWQMIAREYARAERVAPVRQRLCTIALSKELALPLPNHKLESLAAHFGVVQQRAHHALDDARVLAEAFRPSLHAAARDGVRLPLLECRPLTEWSDAPATPRVGYQASYRQTSWRPSRKRPACPYPNPGRYEPGKPLAQGMRVAFSGDTSVDRELLEDRAADAGLHVATSLSRLTSLLVTNDPDSATSKTVKAKSFGTPVVDEAAFTQLLRDVVPVPQTGD; encoded by the coding sequence GTGACCATGCTCGACGACCCTCAGACAGCAGCGACAGTGTGGCCGGCCGCGTATCCGCAGGGGTACGCGGTCGTCGACGTGGAGACCACCGGGCTCGCCCGTGACGACCGGATAATCTCCGCCGCCGTGTACCGGCTGGACGGCCGGGGGAACGTCGAGGACCACTGGTACACACTGGTCAATCCCGAGCGGGACCCCGGCCCCGTCTGGATCCACGGTCTGACCAGCGATGTACTCGAGGGCGCCCCGCTCTTCCCGGAGGTGGCCGCGGAGTTCGCCACACGGCTCGACGGACGGGTGCTGGTCGCGCACAACGCCATCTTCGACTGGCAGATGATCGCCAGGGAGTACGCCCGTGCCGAACGCGTCGCGCCGGTCCGTCAGCGGCTGTGCACCATCGCACTCTCCAAGGAACTGGCGCTGCCGCTGCCCAACCACAAACTGGAGTCGCTCGCCGCGCACTTCGGCGTCGTACAGCAGCGGGCCCACCACGCCCTGGACGACGCACGGGTGCTCGCCGAGGCGTTCCGGCCGAGCCTGCACGCCGCGGCCCGGGACGGGGTGCGGCTGCCGCTCCTGGAGTGCCGGCCGCTCACCGAGTGGTCGGACGCACCGGCGACGCCTCGGGTCGGCTACCAGGCCTCCTACCGCCAGACCAGCTGGCGCCCGTCCCGGAAACGGCCGGCCTGCCCCTACCCGAACCCGGGACGGTACGAGCCGGGCAAACCGCTCGCCCAGGGCATGCGGGTCGCCTTTTCGGGTGACACATCGGTGGACCGTGAACTGCTGGAGGACCGCGCCGCCGATGCCGGGCTGCATGTGGCGACCAGCCTCTCCCGGCTGACCAGCCTGCTCGTCACCAACGACCCCGACTCGGCGACCTCCAAGACCGTGAAGGCCAAGTCCTTCGGTACCCCGGTCGTCGACGAGGCCGCGTTCACCCAGTTGCTGCGGGACGTCGTACCGGTCCCGCAGACGGGTGATTGA
- a CDS encoding SURF1 family cytochrome oxidase biogenesis protein — protein MYRFLLTRQWVILTLVALVLMPTMIKLGFWQLHRHEHKVAQNALIAENLRAKPVPVDELTSPGHTVPHSQYWRQVTATGTFDTADQVVVRRRTSADGTVGYHVLTPFVLDNGKRVLINRGWIPDNGSQITLPRIPAAPRGRLTVTGRLMADQTTADSGIKDVSGLPPHQVMLINSAQQAKALGKPVLGGYIEQTAPEPKGDTPELIPTPEHSDIGPHMAYAVQWWLFTAGVPVGWVVLVRREKRDRTASASAAVPEHTPVAA, from the coding sequence GTGTACCGCTTCCTGTTGACCCGGCAGTGGGTGATTCTCACCCTTGTCGCACTCGTCCTGATGCCGACGATGATCAAGCTGGGCTTCTGGCAGCTGCACCGCCACGAGCACAAGGTCGCGCAGAACGCGCTGATCGCCGAGAACCTCAGGGCCAAGCCGGTTCCGGTCGACGAGCTGACCTCCCCCGGGCACACGGTTCCGCACTCCCAGTACTGGCGTCAGGTCACCGCCACCGGCACCTTCGACACCGCCGACCAGGTCGTCGTGCGGCGCAGGACCTCGGCGGACGGCACGGTCGGTTACCACGTCCTGACCCCCTTCGTCCTGGACAACGGCAAGCGGGTGCTGATCAACCGCGGCTGGATCCCGGACAACGGCAGCCAGATCACTCTGCCCAGAATCCCGGCAGCACCGAGGGGCAGGCTGACGGTGACCGGACGGCTGATGGCCGATCAGACGACGGCGGACAGCGGCATCAAGGACGTGAGCGGGCTGCCGCCCCACCAGGTGATGCTGATCAACAGCGCCCAGCAGGCGAAGGCACTGGGCAAGCCGGTGCTCGGCGGCTACATCGAGCAGACCGCGCCCGAGCCGAAGGGCGACACCCCCGAACTCATCCCGACACCGGAGCACAGCGATATCGGCCCGCATATGGCCTACGCCGTGCAGTGGTGGCTCTTCACCGCCGGAGTGCCCGTCGGATGGGTGGTGCTGGTACGCCGCGAGAAGCGCGACCGGACAGCATCGGCATCGGCGGCCGTACCGGAGCACACCCCCGTGGCTGCTTAA
- a CDS encoding DUF6286 domain-containing protein codes for MNEPENTQGPPVAERAPDAQSGRSGSAPGHRPAAPAGRAKRFWSARRTPATLLALVVVGASGLLLYDVASVRAGRPAMHWRRVLADELATRPLDNIWIEVGAAAAMAVGLWLIVLAVTPGLRSVLPMRRENPQVRAGLERDAAALVLRDRAMEVPGVQSVQVRMKRSRVAARARSHFRELDDVRTDLDTALRAGITELGLATAPRLSVHVRRPARKG; via the coding sequence ATGAACGAACCCGAGAACACTCAGGGCCCGCCGGTCGCCGAGCGGGCGCCCGATGCGCAGTCCGGCAGGTCCGGGTCCGCGCCGGGCCACCGTCCGGCGGCCCCCGCCGGACGCGCGAAGCGTTTCTGGTCGGCGCGCCGCACCCCGGCCACGCTGCTCGCACTGGTGGTGGTCGGGGCTTCGGGCCTGCTGCTCTACGACGTCGCGTCGGTACGTGCCGGGCGCCCCGCGATGCACTGGCGCCGGGTGCTCGCCGACGAGCTCGCGACCCGTCCGCTGGACAACATCTGGATCGAGGTGGGCGCGGCAGCCGCGATGGCCGTCGGGCTGTGGCTGATCGTTCTCGCCGTCACCCCGGGGCTGCGCTCGGTGCTGCCGATGCGACGGGAGAACCCACAGGTCAGGGCCGGACTCGAAAGGGACGCCGCCGCTCTGGTGCTGCGCGACCGGGCCATGGAGGTACCAGGCGTGCAGTCCGTGCAGGTCCGGATGAAGCGCTCCAGGGTCGCCGCGCGGGCCCGCTCGCATTTCCGTGAACTCGACGACGTACGGACCGATCTGGACACCGCGCTGCGCGCGGGGATCACCGAGCTGGGACTGGCGACGGCGCCCCGGCTCTCGGTGCATGTCCGCCGTCCTGCCAGGAAGGGGTGA
- a CDS encoding VIT1/CCC1 transporter family protein — MNEEPAQDTTQNAAQGTERGTGHDEPHRNGLGARLNWLRAAVLGANDGIVSTAGLVVGVAGATDSRSALLTAGLAGLLAGSMSMAAGEYVSVSTQRDSQKAALATEKRELRDEPQAELEELAGLLEEKGLRPDLAREAAEQLTERDALRAHAEVELGIDPDDLTDPWHAAGASFLAFTVGALLPLLAIVLPPAPARLHVTVLSVLVALAMTGWGSARLGAAPVAVAVWRNMAGGALAMAVTYAAGALLGAAGA, encoded by the coding sequence GTGAATGAAGAGCCGGCGCAGGACACGACGCAGAACGCGGCACAGGGGACAGAGCGCGGGACGGGCCATGACGAACCCCACCGGAACGGCCTCGGAGCACGCCTCAACTGGCTCCGGGCCGCGGTGCTCGGGGCCAATGACGGCATCGTCTCCACAGCAGGTCTGGTCGTCGGTGTCGCGGGCGCCACGGACTCGCGTTCCGCACTGCTCACCGCGGGGCTCGCAGGACTGCTGGCAGGATCGATGTCGATGGCGGCGGGCGAGTACGTCTCGGTGTCCACCCAGCGCGACTCGCAGAAGGCGGCGCTGGCCACCGAGAAGCGTGAGCTGCGCGACGAACCACAGGCCGAACTCGAGGAACTGGCAGGTCTGCTGGAGGAAAAGGGCCTCCGGCCCGACCTGGCGAGAGAGGCCGCCGAGCAGCTCACCGAGCGCGATGCGCTGCGCGCCCACGCCGAGGTGGAACTCGGTATCGACCCCGACGACCTGACCGATCCCTGGCATGCGGCGGGCGCCAGTTTCCTGGCCTTCACCGTCGGGGCCCTCCTGCCACTGCTGGCGATCGTGCTGCCGCCCGCTCCGGCCCGTCTCCATGTGACCGTCCTGTCCGTACTGGTGGCACTCGCGATGACCGGCTGGGGGAGTGCCCGCCTCGGTGCGGCCCCGGTCGCCGTCGCGGTGTGGCGGAACATGGCGGGCGGGGCGCTGGCAATGGCGGTCACCTACGCGGCGGGGGCACTCCTCGGCGCCGCGGGTGCCTGA
- a CDS encoding ABC-F family ATP-binding cassette domain-containing protein — protein sequence MITASGIELRAGARILIESASFRIAKGDRIGLVGRNGAGKTTLTKCLAGEGVPAGGTITRSGEVGYLPQDPRTGDLDVLASDRILSARDLDSVLRKMRENEERMANGQGATREKAMKKYERLETEFLTKGGYAAEAEAATIAAALGLPDRVLGQPLHTLSGGQRRRVELARILFSDADTLLLDEPTNHLDADSIAWLREYLKTYRGGFIVISHDVELVETVVNKVFYLDANRTQIDVYNMGWKLYQQQREADEKRRKRERQNAEKKAASLNSQADKMRAKATKTVAAQNMAKRADRLLAGLEAVRVSDKVAKLRFPDPAPCGKTPLMAEGLSKSYGSLEIFTDVDLAIDKGSRVVILGLNGAGKTTLLRLLAGAEKPDTGSVLEGHGLKMGYYAQEHETLDPKRTVLENMRSSAPDLDLVQVRKTLGSFLFSGDDVDKPAGVLSGGEKTRLALATLVVSSANVLLLDEPTNNLDPASREEILGALRTYKGAVILVTHDEGAVHALEPERIILLPDGVEDLWGPDYADLVALA from the coding sequence GTGATCACCGCTTCCGGCATCGAGCTGCGTGCCGGCGCCCGCATCCTCATCGAGTCCGCCTCCTTCCGCATCGCCAAGGGCGACCGCATCGGGCTGGTCGGCCGCAACGGTGCCGGCAAGACCACGCTCACCAAGTGCCTCGCGGGTGAGGGCGTCCCCGCCGGGGGCACCATCACCCGTTCCGGCGAGGTCGGCTACCTCCCGCAGGACCCCCGCACCGGTGACCTGGACGTACTCGCGAGCGACCGCATCCTCTCCGCCCGCGACCTCGACTCCGTCCTGCGCAAGATGCGGGAGAACGAGGAGCGGATGGCGAACGGACAGGGCGCCACCCGCGAGAAGGCGATGAAGAAATACGAGCGCCTGGAGACGGAGTTCCTCACCAAGGGCGGTTACGCCGCCGAGGCCGAGGCCGCCACCATCGCCGCCGCGCTCGGCCTGCCCGACCGTGTCCTCGGCCAGCCGCTGCACACCCTCTCCGGCGGGCAGCGCCGCCGGGTGGAGCTCGCCAGGATCCTCTTCTCGGACGCCGACACCCTGCTCCTCGACGAGCCCACGAACCACCTCGACGCCGACTCGATCGCCTGGCTGCGCGAGTACCTCAAGACCTACCGCGGCGGCTTCATCGTGATCTCGCACGATGTCGAGCTGGTCGAGACAGTCGTCAACAAGGTCTTCTACCTGGACGCCAACCGCACCCAGATCGATGTGTACAACATGGGCTGGAAGCTCTACCAGCAGCAGCGCGAGGCCGACGAGAAGCGCCGCAAGCGCGAGCGCCAGAACGCCGAGAAGAAGGCCGCGTCGCTCAACTCGCAGGCCGACAAGATGCGGGCCAAGGCCACCAAGACCGTCGCCGCGCAGAACATGGCCAAGCGGGCCGACCGGCTGCTCGCCGGGCTCGAGGCCGTACGCGTCTCCGACAAGGTCGCCAAGCTCCGCTTCCCCGACCCCGCACCCTGCGGCAAGACCCCGCTGATGGCGGAGGGGCTGTCCAAGTCGTACGGCTCTCTCGAGATCTTCACCGATGTGGATCTCGCGATCGACAAGGGTTCACGTGTCGTCATCCTGGGCCTCAACGGTGCGGGCAAGACGACCCTGCTGCGGCTGCTGGCCGGGGCCGAGAAGCCGGACACCGGCTCGGTGCTCGAGGGACACGGTCTGAAGATGGGCTACTACGCCCAGGAGCACGAGACACTCGACCCCAAGCGCACGGTGCTGGAGAACATGCGCTCGTCCGCGCCGGACCTCGATCTGGTCCAGGTCCGCAAGACGCTCGGTTCGTTCCTCTTCTCCGGTGACGATGTCGACAAGCCCGCCGGGGTGCTCTCCGGTGGCGAGAAGACCCGCCTGGCGCTGGCGACACTGGTCGTCTCGTCGGCGAACGTGCTGCTCCTCGACGAGCCCACCAACAACCTCGACCCGGCGAGCCGCGAGGAGATCCTCGGCGCGCTGCGCACCTACAAGGGCGCGGTCATCCTGGTCACCCACGACGAGGGCGCGGTCCACGCGCTGGAGCCGGAGCGGATCATTCTGCTGCCGGACGGTGTCGAGGACCTCTGGGGCCCGGACTACGCGGATCTCGTCGCGCTCGCCTGA
- a CDS encoding glycoside hydrolase family 15 protein, which yields MTQRIEDYALIGDLQTAALVGKDGSIDWLCLPRFDSGACFAALLGDDDNGHWILGPAEGGDCTRRGYVGDSLVLESVWETPSGTVKVTDFMPQRDTAPDIVRIVEGVSGEVAMAGTLRLRFDYGSVVPWMRRTNGHRVAVAGPDSVWLRSEPQVKTWGQHFSTCSTFTVAEGEKVAFVMTWHPSHEPRPDLVDPYEALENSLTDWHEWSARCQYEGPHRDAVIRSLITLKALTYRPTGGIVAAPTTSLPEEIGGVRNWDYRFCWLRDSTLTLGALLACGYVDEAAAWRDWLLRAVAGNPGDLQIMYGLAGERRLPEAELVWLRGHEDSAPVRIGNGAVDQLQLDVYGEVMDSLHLAATAGLAGEAHAWNLQLSLLGFLESRWREPDEGLWEVRGPRRHFVHSKVMAWVAADRAVRTLESDPKLRGDVERWRRMRDEVHREVCEKGYDPERNTFTQSYGSTELDAATLLIPQVGFLPPDDPRVAGTVDAVRAELSRDGLVRRYSTGGPAVDGLPGDEGTFIVCSFWLADSLRLIGRVEEAEALFERLLTLRNDVGLLSEEYDPVAGRQLGNFPQAFSHIGLVNTALALARGTGPRQQDAG from the coding sequence GTGACGCAACGCATCGAGGACTACGCCCTCATCGGCGACCTGCAGACAGCGGCCCTGGTGGGCAAGGACGGCTCCATAGACTGGCTGTGCCTGCCCCGCTTCGACTCCGGAGCCTGCTTCGCCGCCCTGCTCGGGGACGACGACAACGGCCACTGGATCCTCGGGCCGGCGGAGGGCGGCGACTGCACCCGGCGCGGCTACGTCGGGGACTCCCTGGTCCTGGAGTCCGTCTGGGAGACCCCGAGCGGCACGGTCAAGGTCACCGACTTCATGCCGCAGCGGGACACGGCTCCGGACATCGTGCGGATCGTGGAGGGCGTCTCGGGCGAGGTGGCCATGGCCGGCACGCTCCGGCTGCGGTTCGACTACGGATCCGTGGTGCCGTGGATGCGCCGCACGAACGGCCATCGTGTCGCAGTGGCGGGCCCCGACTCGGTGTGGCTGCGCAGCGAGCCGCAGGTGAAGACCTGGGGTCAGCATTTCTCCACCTGTTCCACCTTCACGGTCGCCGAGGGCGAGAAGGTGGCGTTCGTGATGACCTGGCACCCCTCGCACGAGCCGCGGCCCGACCTCGTCGATCCGTACGAGGCGCTGGAGAACTCGCTGACCGACTGGCACGAGTGGTCGGCACGCTGCCAGTACGAAGGACCCCACCGCGACGCCGTGATCCGTTCGCTGATCACCCTCAAGGCGCTCACCTACCGGCCGACCGGCGGAATCGTTGCCGCACCGACCACCTCGCTCCCCGAGGAGATCGGCGGCGTGCGCAACTGGGACTACCGGTTCTGCTGGCTGCGCGACTCCACACTGACCCTGGGTGCGCTGCTCGCCTGCGGCTATGTGGACGAAGCGGCGGCCTGGCGGGACTGGCTGCTGCGTGCGGTGGCGGGCAACCCGGGCGATCTGCAGATCATGTACGGACTGGCGGGCGAGCGAAGACTGCCCGAGGCCGAACTGGTCTGGCTGCGCGGCCATGAGGACTCCGCACCGGTACGGATCGGCAACGGCGCTGTCGACCAGCTCCAGCTCGATGTGTACGGCGAGGTCATGGACTCGCTGCACCTCGCCGCGACAGCAGGGCTGGCCGGCGAGGCGCACGCCTGGAACCTCCAGCTCAGTCTCCTCGGCTTCCTCGAGTCGCGCTGGCGCGAGCCGGACGAGGGGCTCTGGGAGGTGCGCGGACCCCGCCGCCACTTCGTGCACTCCAAGGTGATGGCCTGGGTGGCCGCCGACCGGGCCGTGCGCACGCTGGAGAGCGACCCGAAGCTCCGCGGAGACGTGGAGCGGTGGCGCAGGATGCGCGACGAGGTGCACCGCGAGGTGTGCGAGAAGGGATACGACCCGGAGCGCAACACGTTCACCCAGTCCTACGGCTCCACGGAGCTTGACGCCGCGACACTGCTCATCCCCCAGGTCGGCTTTCTCCCTCCGGACGATCCCCGGGTCGCGGGCACGGTCGACGCGGTACGTGCGGAGCTCAGCCGTGACGGTCTGGTACGCCGTTACAGCACCGGGGGCCCCGCGGTCGACGGCCTGCCCGGCGACGAGGGCACCTTCATCGTCTGCTCGTTCTGGCTGGCCGACTCCTTGCGGCTGATCGGCCGTGTCGAGGAGGCGGAGGCCCTCTTCGAGCGGCTGCTGACGCTCCGCAACGACGTGGGGCTGCTGTCGGAGGAGTACGACCCGGTGGCAGGACGGCAACTGGGCAACTTCCCGCAGGCCTTCAGCCACATCGGACTGGTGAACACCGCTCTCGCGCTGGCCCGCGGGACGGGACCGAGGCAGCAGGATGCAGGATAG
- a CDS encoding Asp23/Gls24 family envelope stress response protein, with the protein MSDMTQQNPPDDSGSRPAGQEPRRSDISKRGGGSPASRGRTTIADGVVEKIAGLAARDVVGVHAMGSGISRTFGAMRDRVPGSGKSVSRGVKAEVGEVQTALDLEIVVDYGVSIADVARDVRENVISAVERMTGLEVVEVNIAVSDVKLPDEEDDEEPESRLQ; encoded by the coding sequence ATGAGTGACATGACGCAGCAGAACCCGCCCGACGACTCGGGAAGCCGTCCGGCCGGCCAGGAGCCGCGAAGGTCCGATATCAGCAAGCGCGGCGGCGGGAGCCCCGCTTCACGCGGGCGCACCACCATCGCCGACGGAGTGGTGGAGAAGATCGCCGGCCTCGCTGCCCGCGATGTCGTCGGCGTCCACGCGATGGGCAGCGGGATCTCCCGCACCTTCGGCGCGATGCGGGACCGGGTGCCCGGCAGCGGCAAATCCGTCTCGCGCGGGGTGAAGGCCGAGGTCGGCGAGGTCCAGACCGCGCTCGATCTGGAGATCGTCGTGGACTACGGGGTCTCCATCGCGGATGTCGCACGCGATGTGCGCGAGAACGTCATCTCGGCGGTGGAACGTATGACGGGTCTGGAGGTCGTCGAGGTCAACATCGCCGTCAGCGATGTGAAGCTGCCCGACGAGGAGGACGACGAGGAGCCGGAGTCCCGCCTTCAGTAG
- the amaP gene encoding alkaline shock response membrane anchor protein AmaP, translating into MLKSVNRVLLGAAGLVLLAIGGAVLASGLGLPVPSWWPFDGRHDVLLSVRGRDRWRDEGWWWPVVIAALAIVLLLSLWWLLSQLHRSRLSEVLVDSGDGEGALVRGRALENVLSSEAESLHGVDRARAALRGRRTAPEARMRLVLEAHAQPTATLAELTTGALAHARDSAGLAELPAEVRLHAAKHRAQRVS; encoded by the coding sequence ATGCTGAAGTCGGTCAACCGGGTACTGCTGGGCGCGGCGGGTCTGGTGCTGCTCGCCATCGGCGGTGCCGTGCTGGCGTCGGGGCTCGGTCTCCCGGTCCCCTCGTGGTGGCCCTTCGACGGCCGGCACGACGTCCTGCTGAGCGTGCGGGGCCGGGACAGATGGCGGGACGAGGGGTGGTGGTGGCCCGTGGTCATCGCGGCGCTCGCGATCGTCCTCCTGCTCTCCCTGTGGTGGCTGCTCTCCCAGCTGCACCGCTCGCGTCTCTCCGAGGTGCTGGTGGACAGCGGTGACGGAGAGGGGGCGCTGGTGAGGGGCCGGGCGCTGGAGAACGTGCTGTCGAGCGAGGCGGAGTCCCTGCACGGCGTGGACCGGGCGCGCGCCGCGCTGCGGGGCCGGCGGACCGCGCCCGAGGCCCGGATGAGACTGGTCCTCGAGGCGCACGCCCAGCCGACGGCCACCCTCGCGGAGCTCACCACCGGCGCGCTGGCGCATGCCCGCGATTCGGCGGGCCTGGCCGAGCTTCCCGCCGAGGTCCGGCTGCACGCGGCCAAGCACCGCGCCCAGCGGGTGTCGTAG
- a CDS encoding Asp23/Gls24 family envelope stress response protein, whose product MTAHVAPSERGSTRIADRVVSKIAAQAAREAIGAVPGDGSAPHAAVTVHESRARVRISVELGYPSDIGAQCAAVRRQVKRRVQTLAGMEVPEVAVQVERLHSAHTARADRGRAR is encoded by the coding sequence ATGACCGCTCACGTGGCGCCTTCGGAGCGCGGGTCGACCCGGATCGCCGACCGGGTGGTGTCCAAGATCGCCGCGCAGGCGGCACGGGAAGCGATCGGTGCAGTGCCCGGTGACGGCTCCGCCCCGCACGCCGCCGTCACGGTGCACGAGTCGCGGGCGCGGGTGCGCATCAGTGTGGAGCTCGGCTATCCGTCCGACATCGGAGCCCAGTGCGCCGCCGTACGCCGACAGGTCAAGCGCCGGGTCCAGACGCTCGCGGGCATGGAGGTGCCCGAGGTGGCGGTTCAGGTCGAACGGCTGCACTCCGCGCACACCGCCCGCGCCGACCGGGGAAGGGCCCGATGA
- a CDS encoding VOC family protein yields the protein MAATISPAILYDDAKAAIRLLTEAFGFSEQAVYEDENGQVMHAELAYGDGMVMLGSRGREGIFARAMAGGGPTGIYVVVQDTDAHHRRAVEHGVEILMPPTDQDYGSRDYMARDAEGNIWTFGTYAPGASA from the coding sequence ATGGCCGCCACCATCAGTCCGGCGATTCTCTACGACGACGCGAAAGCGGCCATCCGGCTGCTCACTGAGGCGTTCGGCTTCAGTGAGCAGGCCGTCTACGAGGACGAGAACGGTCAGGTGATGCACGCCGAGCTGGCCTACGGCGACGGCATGGTGATGCTGGGTTCCAGGGGCAGGGAGGGCATCTTCGCCAGGGCGATGGCGGGCGGCGGCCCCACCGGCATCTATGTCGTGGTCCAGGACACCGACGCCCATCACCGGCGGGCGGTGGAACACGGGGTGGAGATCCTGATGCCGCCGACCGACCAGGACTACGGGTCACGCGACTACATGGCCCGCGATGCCGAGGGGAACATCTGGACCTTCGGAACCTATGCGCCGGGGGCCTCCGCCTAG
- a CDS encoding helix-turn-helix domain-containing protein, translating into MAETLKKGSRVTGAARDKLAADLKKKYDSGASIRALAEETGRSYGFVHRMLSESGVTLRGRGGATRGKKAASA; encoded by the coding sequence GTGGCCGAGACTCTGAAGAAGGGCAGCCGGGTAACCGGCGCCGCGCGCGACAAGCTCGCGGCAGACCTGAAGAAGAAATACGACTCCGGTGCGAGCATCCGGGCGCTGGCCGAAGAGACCGGTCGCTCCTACGGATTCGTCCACCGGATGCTCAGTGAGTCCGGAGTGACGCTGCGAGGACGCGGCGGAGCGACACGGGGCAAGAAGGCCGCATCGGCCTGA
- a CDS encoding enoyl-CoA hydratase/isomerase family protein — MTSLDYVLDKDGVRLTVEDAVATVTLTNPDKRNAQSPALWRALTEAGRSLPGTVRVVVLRGEGKSFSAGLDRQAFTPEGFDGEPSFLDLARGEDAELDAVIAEYQEGFTWWRRPDLITIAAVQGHAIGAGFQLALACDLRVVAEDVQFAMRETSLGLVPDLTGTHPLVGLVGYARALEICATGRYVHADEAVRTGLANLAVPAAELDSAVSDLAAALLAAPRDAVIETKALLRGASERTYEDQRVAERAAQARRLRDLAGLSD, encoded by the coding sequence ATGACCTCGCTCGACTACGTGCTCGACAAGGACGGCGTACGGCTCACCGTCGAGGACGCGGTTGCCACGGTGACCCTGACCAACCCTGACAAGCGCAACGCCCAGTCTCCCGCTCTGTGGCGGGCGTTGACGGAAGCAGGACGGTCGCTGCCGGGTACCGTCCGCGTCGTCGTGCTGCGCGGCGAAGGCAAGTCCTTCTCCGCGGGCCTGGACAGGCAGGCGTTCACGCCTGAGGGCTTCGACGGCGAGCCGTCCTTCCTCGATCTGGCGCGCGGTGAGGACGCCGAGCTCGATGCGGTCATCGCCGAGTACCAGGAGGGGTTCACCTGGTGGCGCCGGCCCGACCTGATCACGATCGCCGCCGTCCAGGGCCATGCGATCGGCGCCGGATTCCAGCTCGCCCTCGCCTGTGACCTGCGGGTTGTCGCCGAGGACGTGCAGTTCGCCATGCGCGAGACCAGTCTCGGGCTCGTCCCCGACCTCACCGGAACACATCCCCTGGTGGGCCTCGTCGGATACGCCCGTGCGCTGGAGATCTGCGCCACCGGCCGCTATGTCCACGCCGACGAGGCGGTGCGCACCGGGCTTGCGAACCTCGCCGTGCCCGCCGCGGAACTCGACAGCGCGGTCTCGGACCTGGCTGCCGCTCTCCTCGCAGCCCCGCGGGACGCGGTGATCGAGACCAAGGCACTGCTGCGCGGCGCGTCGGAGCGTACGTACGAGGACCAGCGGGTGGCCGAGCGGGCGGCACAGGCCCGCCGGCTGCGGGACCTCGCGGGCCTCTCCGACTGA